DNA from Cloacibacillus sp. An23:
GCGCGCGGCGCTCGCGTTCGCCGAAGCCCAGATCTTCAAGCCCCGCCGCTCCGCCTCCGCGCCGCAGCAGGCGCATGACTATTTTCTCGCCGAATATCGACGGCAGAGACGAAACGCGGACGTCGATACAGTTTCCAGCGCTTCTGAAAAGTATGCGCCCGTCCTGCGGGCGGCGCTTTTCCGAAATGTCCATTCCTGCGAGTATCTTTACGCGCGCGGCGAGCGCCGGATGCAGCGCCGGCGGTATATCCGCCCCGTGCGACAACCTGCCGTCTATTCTGAAGCGGACGCGCGTCCCGTCTTCCAAAGGCTCTATGTGTATGTCCGAGGCCCTTTCGCGCGCGGCCTGCTCAAGCAGGCTGTTTACAAGCCGCGCAACAGGCGCGGAGCCGGCTTCCGCTTCAATCGAGCCCGGCTTTTCCAAGGCGGCATCGCGGGCTCCGCCGTCAGCGGCGGCGGCGTCGGCGCTGCCTCTAACGCGGTAATGGGCTACGGCGGCACGTTCTATGTCGCCGCGCGCAGCGACTTTTGGAGACGGCTCGCGCCCGGTCAGCAGCCTAAGTTCGTCGGCGGCCTCCATGTCGAGCGGGTCCGCCGTCGCAACGGCTATGCCCCCGTCCGGCGTAACGAAAAGCGGCATGACGCAGAGCCTCGCCGCGACGCCTTCAGGAACGAGCGAGAGCGCCTCCGCGGTAGGACGCATATCACCGAACGTCAGAAGCGGCAGGCCGAGCGATCGCGCCAGCGCCGCCGCGATCCGGCTTTCCGTGACATAGCCGCGCGATACCAGCACTTCGTCGAGCTTAAGCCCCGTTCTTTTCCGCCGCTCAAGCGCGTCGTCCAAAAGCTCCCGAGTAATAGCCCCGTCCTTCAGCAATATTTCGCCGAGCGCCGGCACGGAGCGCGGCCGCCCTTCCATCGCGGGTCCTCAGCGCCTCAGCGCTGCGTCCGGCAGGTCTACGGCCTCCACCGGCCCGGACGGAATGTCGATTATATAAGGGACTGCGATAAATGCCATCTGTGATTTCGTGTGCTGCGTAGTGCGTGTCTTGAACAGCTCGCCGAGTATCGGGACGTAACCGAGCACCGGCACCCGCGATACGTTGTTCGTCTTGTTTTCCTGATACAGCCCACCGATGACGAAGAGCTCTCCGTCACGGACGCGGACGCTCGTATCTACCTCGCGCTTCGTCGTCTCCGGCGCCTCCGAGTCGCCTGAGCGGCGAAAAGCCACGATTTCGCCCGTCGATATCTTCATGTTTATGGTTATGTAGCCGTCGCGCCCAAGCGTCGGAGTGAATTCCAGCATAGGCCCGGTCTCCTGATTGGTGAATTCAGGGTTGCCGTTCTCGTCCACGCCGGACTGATACAGATAGTTGTGCGTAAGGCGTACGGAGGCTTTACGCCCGTCGAGCGCGGCGACGGACGGAGAGGCGAGCACCTTGCCTTTGTTGTCCGACTCCATAGCGCGCAGCGCAGCGTCCACCATCTTCATCGCGGAATCAGCAAGATAACTTGGGAATCCGGCGTCGTTATCCGTACCGCCGATCGAAGGCAGTTCTCCGGGGCGCGTGGTCCCGGTCGGATCGACGTTCGGCGTCACCGAGCCGTTGCCGTAGGTGTAGCGTCCGCCGAGCCCGGCCGAGCCGTAGGAGAATATCCATCCGTTGTAGACTGCGGCGAGCGTAGACTCGAATTCTTGGCGCGCGCCGTCGTTTATCTCTACGAGCCGCGCCTCTATCATTATCTGCTTGCCTGGACTGTCGAGGCGGTTCAGCAGCGCTTCTACGCACCTGTGCCCCTCCGGCGAGGATGTTATGTAAAGGCAGCGCGTCCGCTCGTCTGCAACGGCCTTGACTTCGAGCGACATGATCGACGTAATCAGCGCGGGGAGCTTCTTGATATCGGCATAAGAAACGCTGTAGCGGCGCGTCGTGACCGTGCCGAGCATCTTTGCTACGGCGGACGGCGA
Protein-coding regions in this window:
- a CDS encoding GspE/PulE family protein; protein product: MEGRPRSVPALGEILLKDGAITRELLDDALERRKRTGLKLDEVLVSRGYVTESRIAAALARSLGLPLLTFGDMRPTAEALSLVPEGVAARLCVMPLFVTPDGGIAVATADPLDMEAADELRLLTGREPSPKVAARGDIERAAVAHYRVRGSADAAAADGGARDAALEKPGSIEAEAGSAPVARLVNSLLEQAARERASDIHIEPLEDGTRVRFRIDGRLSHGADIPPALHPALAARVKILAGMDISEKRRPQDGRILFRSAGNCIDVRVSSLPSIFGEKIVMRLLRRGGGAAGLEDLGFGERERRALREAISSPNGIVLLTGPTGSGKSTTLYSLLSMLNEPSKNIVTIEDPVEYTIKGVTQMQINEKIGLTFGGALRSILRQDPDVIMIGEIRDSETAHLAVRAALTGHLVLSTLHTNDAPSSVGRLVDMGVPPFLLASSLRAVAAQRLVRKLCPSCRKRADARGAAAELGLSAVGAWVYEPAGCPECRFTGYSGRTVVAEIMPVGSGLRRMIYDGASSDELRREARRFGMETLREAALRKTLAGETSLEETLFATQAE
- a CDS encoding secretin N-terminal domain-containing protein; amino-acid sequence: MGGQGIRRRIVARLAVCAVVFVLAVCGEAFAVQAPARKIDGRAPSVEAVRVYQIGSNQLLLEFRGTDMPLPAAVNRDGAAAAFFWRGARFPRNADRKDWWNDFGWDVLKIERTQGERWTRRYDDIPLVDEIRVSPVSDGVLLEVIGPRPLAVKSLAGMAGSSRHRLILETPLDMPKPPSPKGPAPPPGDPLSVSSPVTLELRGAPLRDVFRMLAKLRGLDLVLDASVPDHPTTFSFSKAPFSEVFSWLMRMNGLTYSVSGKTLVVGSPSAVAKMLGTVTTRRYSVSYADIKKLPALITSIMSLEVKAVADERTRCLYITSSPEGHRCVEALLNRLDSPGKQIMIEARLVEINDGARQEFESTLAAVYNGWIFSYGSAGLGGRYTYGNGSVTPNVDPTGTTRPGELPSIGGTDNDAGFPSYLADSAMKMVDAALRAMESDNKGKVLASPSVAALDGRKASVRLTHNYLYQSGVDENGNPEFTNQETGPMLEFTPTLGRDGYITINMKISTGEIVAFRRSGDSEAPETTKREVDTSVRVRDGELFVIGGLYQENKTNNVSRVPVLGYVPILGELFKTRTTQHTKSQMAFIAVPYIIDIPSGPVEAVDLPDAALRR